Proteins found in one Takifugu rubripes chromosome 17, fTakRub1.2, whole genome shotgun sequence genomic segment:
- the scpp5 gene encoding secretory calcium-binding phosphoprotein 5 isoform X1, translated as MKLAILCLCLASTASAAPSFFHYLPHYGGPRQQVAPAPSQVKTPFTAAQTLTQPGLVGGYSVELLYPHRFPGTPGANTAQPFPSHGFIKYSIPQPPGRQSVEVYYPYDFSQQRILTNIPPLTNVPHLPSVLPFEIPAHIPNVAVFDSPPPSQDPLPPLQQDQPTQTSQVPAKV; from the exons ATGAAACTGGCCATCTTGTGCCTCTGCCTGGCGAGCACAGCCTCAGCTGCACCT TCCTTCTTTCATTACCTGCCCCATTATGGAGGTCCCAGGCAACAGGTCGCCCCTGCCCCTTCACAG GTGAAAACTCCATTCACAGCTGCTCAGACTCTGACACAGCCTGGATTAGTTGGTGGATACAGTGTGGAACTG CTTTATCCCCACAGATTTCCTGGCACACCTGGAGCTAACACTGCACAG CCCTTTCCCTCCCACGGTTTCATCAAGTACTCCATTCCTCAGCCCCCAGGCAGACAGAGCGTGGAAGTT TACTACCCCTACGACTTCTCCCAGCAGAGG atACTGACAAACATCCCTCCCCTGACAAACGTTCCTCATCTGCCAAGT GTGCTGCCCTTTGAAATCCCCGCTCATATTCCTAAC GTTGCTGTCTTCGATAGCCCCCCTCCATCCCAGGATCCTCTGCCccctctgcagcaggaccaGCCGACACAGACAAGCCAG GTGCCAGCAAAGGTGTGA
- the scpp4 gene encoding secretory calcium-binding phosphoprotein 4 precursor (The RefSeq protein has 3 substitutions compared to this genomic sequence) has protein sequence MIVPTLLSWFIIMASAAPTGPSVHPSVIIQGEATQGTDQNPDYHTPAPPSSQVQQPALSLQPDPRGGFHLISEQFLWSPVGGAPTFVLLQQPISSPRSFIPLISPAFINQLDSTLSSFSSEEFEVNIYLSTALTDPSAATVQPVKQAAGLQNLVSTVGTPSTGAPQNQVPTSSGPPMDTNGVPVGSEKPAEEMATVQHPVEAELLPLTQTRSV, from the exons ATGATCGTCCCAACGCTGCTGTCGTGGTTCATTATCATGGCATCTGCGGCGCCA actGGTCCAAGCGTTCATCCTTCAGTCATCATTCAAGGGGAGGCCACTCAAGGCACAGATCAGAACCCCGACTATCACACTCCAGCGCCTCCATCCTCTCAGGTGCAGCAGCCAGCGCTGTCCCTGCAGCCGGACCCTCGTGGTGGATTCCATCTTATCTCCGAACAATTCCTCTGGTCTCCCGTAGGGGGCGCACCGACGTTCGTCCTTCTGCAGCAGCCG atcTCCTCTCCTCGGTCATTTATTCCACTCATATCGCCGGCCTTTATAAATCAGCTG GACTCAACCCTCAGCAGTTTCAGCTCGGAAGAATTTGAG gtcAACATCTACCTGTCCACCGCCCTCACCGATCCATCAGCAGCGACCGTCCAGCCAGTAAACCAGGCTGCGGGTCTCCAAAACCTTGTGTCAACAGTGGCGACCCCGTCCACCGGAGCCCCGCAGACTCAGGTTCCGACCAGCTCCGGACCTCCCATGGACACCAACGGGGTCCCTGTGGGTTCGGAGAAGCCAGCAGAGGAGATGGCGACTGTCCAACACCCTGTAGAAGCTGAACTCCTCCCACTGACACAAACCAGAAGCGTTTGA
- the scpp3b gene encoding secretory calcium-binding phosphoprotein 3b precursor, with translation MLKTVFVLGCLLSLALAQPMAMAPRRVARSSSDSNSGSDENNAATMAPTQNPQVLINQLLALLNALLTTTTTAATTTTMATTTTPATTTTATTTIPAG, from the exons ATGCTGAAGACGGTCTTTGTCCTTGGATGCCTCCTGAGCCTCGCTCTGGCCCAGCCT ATGGCGATGGCGCCCAGAAGGGTCGCGCGTTCATCATCTGACTCCAACTCTGGCTCCGATGAG AACAACGCCGCCACCATGGCGCCAACACAGAATCCACAGGTACTCATCAACCAGCTGCTCGCCCTCCTCAACGCACTGctgaccaccaccaccaccgccgccaccaccaccacgatggccaccaccaccacaccggccaccaccaccaccgcgaCCACCACCATCCCTGCTGGTTAA
- the scpp3c gene encoding secretory calcium-binding phosphoprotein 3c isoform X1, with amino-acid sequence MLRVTLLLGLLLSCALAHPMGQALKRFARSESSSDSNSGSDSNEQRGGSRPTGTPSQLSPQQVQQLMQLLINILQANNAAATTAAATTTAATTTAATTTAATTTAATTTAATTTAATTAAATTTAATTAAATT; translated from the exons ATGCTGAGAGTGACGCTGCTGCTCGGGCTCCTGCTGAGCTGCGCCCTGGCTCACCCT ATGGGCCAGGCGCTGAAGCGGTTCGCTCGCTCCGAATCCAGCTCTGACTCAAACTCCGGCTCTGACTCCAACGAG cagcgaggaggcagcaggccGACCGGCACCCCGTCCCAGTTGTCTCCACAACAGGTTCAGCAGTTGATGCAACTCCTCATAAACATCCTGCAGGCTAACAatgccgccgccaccaccgccgccgccaccaccacgGCTGCCACCACCACGGCTGCCACCACCACGGCTGCCACCACCACGGCTGCCACCACCACGGCTGCCACCACCACGGCAGCCACCACTGCAGCTGCCACAACCACCGCTGCCACCACTGCCGCAGCTACAACCTAA
- the scpp3c gene encoding secretory calcium-binding phosphoprotein 3c precursor (The RefSeq protein has 1 substitution compared to this genomic sequence), with product MLRVTLLLGLLLSCALAHPMGQALKRFARSESSSDSNSGSDSNEQRGGSRPTGTPSQLSPQQVQQLMQLLINILQANNAAATTAAATTTAATTTAATTTAAITTAATTAAATTTAATTAAATT from the exons ATGCTGAGAGTGACGCTGCTGCTCGGGCTCCTGCTGAGCTGCGCCCTGGCTCACCCT ATGGGCCAGGCGCTGAAGCGGTTCGCTCGCTCCGAATCCAGCTCTGACTCAAACTCCGGCTCTGACTCCAACGAG cagcgaggaggcagcaggccGACCGGCACCCCGTCCCAGTTGTCTCCACAACAGGTTCAGCAGTTGATGCAACTCCTCATAAACATCCTGCAGGCTAACAatgccgccgccaccaccgccgcc GCCACCACCACGGCTGCCACCACCACGGCTGCCACCACCACGGCTGCCACCACCACGGCAGCCACCACTGCAGCTGCCACAACCACCGCTGCCACCACTGCCGCAGCTACAACCTAA
- the scpp3a gene encoding secretory calcium-binding phosphoprotein 3a precursor (The RefSeq protein has 1 substitution, 1 non-frameshifting indel compared to this genomic sequence), protein MLKVFVLLCLLSLTLAEPMARKRLARSDSNSGSGSNERTTATTTAATTTTAAGSTTAATTVAPNPLLLQLLLQQPQLLQLLLQQPQLLQLLLQQPQLLQLLLQASG, encoded by the exons ATGCTGAAGGTGTTtgtgctcctctgcctcctgagTCTCACTCTGGCTGAACCT ATGGCCCGCAAGCGACTCGCTCGTTCAGACTCCAACTCTGGTTCAGGATCGAATGAG CGTATGACCGCCACCACCACAGCTGCAACAACCACAACAGCTGCAGGTTCTACTACAGCTGCAACTACAGTGGCGCCGaatccgctgctgctgcagctgctcctgcagcagccacagctgctgcagctgctcctgcagcagccacagctgctgcagcttctgctgcaggcTTCTGGGTAG
- the odam gene encoding uncharacterized protein LOC652999 precursor (The RefSeq protein has 3 substitutions compared to this genomic sequence), with protein sequence MELQTVILLLCLLKTSITLPVQIGILASNSNEVLRLNGMTLAALGQTQASSILTQLMLQQPELLLNWNPQLVAPFNPQFFPNQASHLTPVLLPNGQEQQPQDPNAANGPQPPLNPVQMFPQFQYPAYGFPHLPGQQGFGYFMPPYGYPQQRSTALLPPNNGQNLERATQRPQLPLQQPSQSKVQTEKTEPTTILPHPRGDASGPGVDEAQSNFPFLFEP encoded by the exons ATGGAGCTCCAGACCgtcattctgctgctctgtctgctcAAGACGAGCATCACTCTTCCG GTGCAGATTGGAATCCTTGCCAGCAACAGCAacgag GTCCTGAGGCTGAATGGATTGACTCTGGCAGCGCTTGGACAAACACAG GCGTCGTCCATTTTAACACAGCTGATGCTacagcagcctgagctgctgctgaactggAATCCACAGCTGGTGGCTCCCTTCAATCCCCAGTTCTTCCCCAATCAGGCCAGTCATCTTACACCAGTTCTCCTACCTAATGGTcaagagcagcagccacaggaCCCAAATGCTGCTAATGGCCCTCAACCACCCCTAAATCCTGTCCAG ATGTTCCCACAGTTCCAGTACCCAGCGTATGGATTCCCTCATTTGCCTGGACAACAG GGTTTTGGGTATTTCATGCCTCCTTATGGCTACCCTCAGCAGAGGAGCACTGCATTGTTGCCCCCAAACAACGGACAGAATTTGGAGAGGGCAACGCAGAGACCAcagctccctctgcag CAGTCCTCCCAGTCTAAGGTCCAACCGGAAAAG ACAGAGCCTACGACCATTTTACCCCACCCACGTGGCGATGCGTCCGGCCCTGGGGTGGATGAG GCTCAATCCAACTTCCCGTTCCTATTCGAGCCGTAG
- the odam gene encoding uncharacterized protein isoform X1 has translation MELQTVILLLCLLKTSITLPVQIGILASNSNEVLRLNGLTLAALGQTQASSILTQLMLQQPELLLNWNPQLVAPFNPQFFPNQASHLTPVLLPNGQEQQPQDPNAANGPQPPLNPVQVPKTAQMFPQFQYPAYGFPHLPGQQGFGYFMPPYGYPQQRSTALLPPNNGQNLERATQRPQLPLQQSSQSKVQPEKTEPTTILPHPRGDASGPGVDEAQSNFPFLFEP, from the exons ATGGAGCTCCAGACCgtcattctgctgctctgtctgctcAAGACGAGCATCACTCTTCCG GTGCAGATTGGAATCCTTGCCAGCAACAGCAacgag GTCCTGAGGCTGAATGGATTGACTCTGGCAGCGCTTGGACAAACACAG GCGTCGTCCATTTTAACACAGCTGATGCTacagcagcctgagctgctgctgaactggAATCCACAGCTGGTGGCTCCCTTCAATCCCCAGTTCTTCCCCAATCAGGCCAGTCATCTTACACCAGTTCTCCTACCTAATGGTcaagagcagcagccacaggaCCCAAATGCTGCTAATGGCCCTCAACCACCCCTAAATCCTGTCCAGGTACCAAAAACAGCACAG ATGTTCCCACAGTTCCAGTACCCAGCGTATGGATTCCCTCATTTGCCTGGACAACAG GGTTTTGGGTATTTCATGCCTCCTTATGGCTACCCTCAGCAGAGGAGCACTGCATTGTTGCCCCCAAACAACGGACAGAATTTGGAGAGGGCAACGCAGAGACCAcagctccctctgcag CAGTCCTCCCAGTCTAAGGTCCAACCGGAAAAG ACAGAGCCTACGACCATTTTACCCCACCCACGTGGCGATGCGTCCGGCCCTGGGGTGGATGAG GCTCAATCCAACTTCCCGTTCCTATTCGAGCCGTAG
- the odam gene encoding uncharacterized protein isoform X2 codes for MELQTVILLLCLLKTSITLPVQIGILASNSNEVLRLNGLTLAALGQTQASSILTQLMLQQPELLLNWNPQLVAPFNPQFFPNQASHLTPVLLPNGQEQQPQDPNAANGPQPPLNPVQVPKTAQMFPQFQYPAYGFPHLPGQQGFGYFMPPYGYPQQRSTALLPPNNGQNLERATQRPQLPLQSSQSKVQPEKTEPTTILPHPRGDASGPGVDEAQSNFPFLFEP; via the exons ATGGAGCTCCAGACCgtcattctgctgctctgtctgctcAAGACGAGCATCACTCTTCCG GTGCAGATTGGAATCCTTGCCAGCAACAGCAacgag GTCCTGAGGCTGAATGGATTGACTCTGGCAGCGCTTGGACAAACACAG GCGTCGTCCATTTTAACACAGCTGATGCTacagcagcctgagctgctgctgaactggAATCCACAGCTGGTGGCTCCCTTCAATCCCCAGTTCTTCCCCAATCAGGCCAGTCATCTTACACCAGTTCTCCTACCTAATGGTcaagagcagcagccacaggaCCCAAATGCTGCTAATGGCCCTCAACCACCCCTAAATCCTGTCCAGGTACCAAAAACAGCACAG ATGTTCCCACAGTTCCAGTACCCAGCGTATGGATTCCCTCATTTGCCTGGACAACAG GGTTTTGGGTATTTCATGCCTCCTTATGGCTACCCTCAGCAGAGGAGCACTGCATTGTTGCCCCCAAACAACGGACAGAATTTGGAGAGGGCAACGCAGAGACCAcagctccctctgcag TCCTCCCAGTCTAAGGTCCAACCGGAAAAG ACAGAGCCTACGACCATTTTACCCCACCCACGTGGCGATGCGTCCGGCCCTGGGGTGGATGAG GCTCAATCCAACTTCCCGTTCCTATTCGAGCCGTAG
- the sparcl1 gene encoding SPARC-like 1 precursor (The RefSeq protein has 4 substitutions, 2 non-frameshifting indels compared to this genomic sequence), with protein sequence MRACCVFLYLLAATFALSVKSKPHGKHHKTLNVAKDKDIIAEEANEPQALPTLLPLEESGTEQEVEDLSSEDNANANKEIRGIKMPKRSSKTEAVLMSDEELTELLKKEEQEVEERELEEEEEAEVEEGKEQSVEISEDSEMLNDQLDREDAEEGAEGGEEIIDEDGEDAEMLDKEEIDVEMMPLESNVEKAAQQVAQTDERGALFEESDGSAESEIPADLDYAADSGLLQALHTLTPAKHPNSQLLPETEGNEQKTSEEEVPAASDDSAEAADGGEMSEHDEDQQATSKDEQGQELDGVTPDPKESADVPMSKMGGKEEEKSRRHSKRKTKKQQRNHMVGKHFPQSEQPQSGQEQSQQESESSSAENTGSKAKRRRAGKWGSIVGMNPVQIRATVDLYPSTRSALAGHVHHPEAPADPCTNFPCKRGKTCKLDADNKPGCVCQQASECPPSVNDFDRVCGTDNKTYDSSCQLFAAKCNLEGTKRGHRLHLDYTGPCKLIPSCLDAELVQFPLRMRDWLKNVLLQLYEHDSAAPGFLTAKQRFKVKKIFESERRLHAGNHSAELLAQDFEKNYNMYIYPVHWQFAQLDQHPSDRFLSHSELAPLRVPLVPMEHCTSRFFQECDADKDKQVSFKEWTSCFGIKNEDMDVNQLF encoded by the exons ATGAGGGCCTGCTGCGTGTTTCTGTACTTACTAGCGGCAACATTTGCCCTTTCT GTTAAAAGCAAACCTCATGGCAAACATCATAAGACTCTAAATGTGGCCAAAGACAAG GATATTATTGCAGAGGAGGCTAATGAGCCACAGGCTTTGCCTACGCTCCTTCCATTGGAGGAGAGCGGCACTGAACAGGAAGTCGAGGATCTGAGTTCCGAAGACAATGCGAATGCTAATAAGGAAATTAGAGGCATTAAGATGCCGAAAAGGAGCAGCAAAACCGAAGCAGTCCTGATGAGCGATGAAGAACTGACAGAGCTCCTAaagaaggaagagcaggaggtggaagaaagagagctagaagaggaggaggaagcggaggtggaggaaggcaaggaacagtctgctgagaTCAGCGAAGACTCCGAGAAGATGTTGAACGACCAGCTAGACAGGGAAGATGCTGAAGAGGGGGCAGATGAGGACGGGGAGGATGCTGAGATGCTGGATAAAGAAGAGATAGATGTTGAAATGATGCCACTTGAGAGTAACGTGGAAAAAGCTGCTCAGCAAGTGGCCCAAACCGACGAGCGAGGAGCGCTGTTTGAGGAAAGCGACGGCAGCGCCGAGTCCGAGATCCCGGCTGACCTCGACTACGCTGCCGACAGCGGACTCTTACAAGCTCTGCACACCCTAACTCCTGCAAAACACCCTAACAGCCAGTTGCTCCCGGAAACAGAAGGTAATGAGCAGAAAACCAGCGAGGAAGAGGTGCCGGCGGCCTCAGACGActctgctgaggcagcagacgGCGGAGAAATGTCTGAACACGACGAGGACCAACAGGCCACGCCTAAAGACGAGCAGGGCCAGGAATTAGACGGGGTCACTCCAGACCCGAAGGAGAGCGCCGATGTCCCAATGTCTAAGATGGGcggaaaggaggaagagaaaagcagacgtcactcaaagagaaaaacaaaaaagcagcagaggaaccaCATGGTGGGGAAACACTTTCCTCAGAGCGAACAACCGCAGTCTGGACAGGAACAGAGTCAACAGGAGTCTGAGAGCAGCAGCGCTGAAAACACAGGCTCCAAGGccaagaggaggagggcagggaaATGG GGTTCCATAGTCGGGATGAATCCAGTGCAGATAAGAGCCACGGTCGATCTTTACCCCAGTACCAGGTCCGCTCTTGCTGGTCACGTGCATCACCCAGAAGCTCCTGCTG ATCCGTGCACCAACTTCCCCTGTAAGCGTGGAAAGACGTGCAAACTCGATGCCGACAATAAGCCGGGGTGTGTGTGCCAACAGGCGTCGGAATGTCCCCCCAGCGTGAACGACTTCGACCGT GTGTGCGGGACGGACAACAAGACGTACGACTCGTCCTGTCAGCTCTTTGCGGCTAAATGTAACCTGGAGGGCACAAAGAGGGGACACAGGCTCCACCTGGACTACACCGGCCCGTGCAAAC TCATTCCCTCGTGCTTGGACGCCGAGCTGGTCCAGTTCCCTCTGCGGATGCGCGACTGGCTGAAAaacgtgctgctgcagctctacgACCACGACTCCACCGCCCCTGGCTTCCTCACCGCCAAGCAGCGTTTCAAA GTGAAGAAAATCTTTGAGAGCGAGAGGAGACTGCATGCCGGGAATCACTCGGCTGAGCTGCTGGCGCAGGACTTTGAGAAGAACTACAACATGTACATCTACCCAGTACATTGGCAGTTCGCCCAGCTGGACCAGCACCCATCTGACAG gttCTTGTCGCACTCAGAGCTCGCTCCACTTCGAGTCCCTCTGGTGCCTATGGAACACTGCACCTCCCGCTTTTTCCAAGAGTGCGACGCTGACAAGGACAAACAGGTCTCCTTTAAAGagtggacttcctgttttggcATAAAGAACG AGGACATGGACGTCAACCAGTTATTCTGA